The Lonsdalea populi genome window below encodes:
- the argT gene encoding lysine/arginine/ornithine ABC transporter substrate-binding protein ArgT, with protein MKSGLKFLPLALILAASTAFAAVPKEIKIGTDPTYAPFESKNARGELIGFDIDLAKEMCQRIEAKCSFVESDFDSLIPSLKAKKIDAIISSLSITEKRQQEIAFTEKLYAANARLIAAKGSSIQPTLDTLRGKRVGVLQASTQESYANVHWQPKGVDVVAYQNQDLIYADLVAGRIDAAFQDEVAASEGFLKQDAGKDYAFAGPAVKDDALFGVGTGMGLRKDETELKAALDKAFESMRIDGTYDKLAKKYFDFNVYGD; from the coding sequence ATGAAAAGCGGATTGAAATTCTTACCTTTGGCGTTAATTTTAGCGGCTAGCACCGCCTTTGCGGCGGTCCCGAAAGAGATCAAAATCGGTACGGATCCGACCTATGCGCCGTTTGAATCCAAAAACGCCAGAGGTGAACTGATTGGTTTCGACATCGATCTGGCTAAAGAGATGTGCCAGCGTATTGAAGCTAAATGTTCATTCGTTGAGAGCGACTTCGATTCACTGATCCCTTCGCTGAAAGCGAAGAAAATTGACGCTATTATCTCTTCGCTCTCAATCACGGAAAAACGTCAGCAGGAAATCGCGTTTACCGAAAAACTCTATGCTGCCAACGCACGCCTGATCGCGGCCAAAGGCTCTTCCATTCAGCCGACGTTGGATACCCTGCGCGGTAAACGCGTTGGCGTCTTGCAAGCTTCTACCCAGGAATCTTATGCCAACGTTCACTGGCAGCCTAAGGGGGTGGATGTCGTGGCCTACCAAAACCAGGATCTGATCTATGCCGATCTGGTGGCGGGCCGCATCGATGCCGCTTTCCAGGATGAAGTCGCGGCGAGCGAGGGCTTCCTGAAACAGGATGCGGGTAAGGACTACGCATTTGCCGGACCGGCGGTGAAAGACGATGCGTTGTTCGGTGTTGGAACCGGCATGGGTCTGCGTAAAGATGAAACCGAACTGAAAGCCGCGTTGGACAAAGCTTTTGAATCTATGCGCATAGATGGTACTTACGACAAGCTGGCGAAAAAATATTTCGATTTCAATGTTTATGGCGACTAA
- a CDS encoding UbiX family flavin prenyltransferase: protein MKRLIIGISGASGVVYGVRLLQVLQPLQEIEIHLVMSPAARQTLALETDFSVRDVQSLADVVHDCRDIAASISSGSFKTTGMAILPCSIKTLSGIAHSYTDSLLTRAADVMLKERRPLVLCVRETPMHLGHLRLMTTAAEMGAVIMPPVPAFYHRPQTVQAIIDQTVNRVLDQFDISLPEDLFTRWGSA from the coding sequence ATGAAGCGACTGATTATTGGTATTTCCGGTGCCAGTGGGGTGGTTTACGGTGTACGCCTGTTACAGGTGCTGCAGCCGTTGCAAGAGATTGAAATCCACCTGGTGATGAGCCCGGCTGCGCGGCAGACTCTGGCTCTGGAAACCGATTTCAGCGTGCGCGACGTCCAGTCTCTGGCGGATGTCGTGCATGATTGCCGCGACATCGCCGCCAGCATTTCTTCCGGCTCTTTCAAAACAACCGGTATGGCGATCCTGCCGTGCTCGATTAAAACGCTGTCCGGCATTGCTCACAGCTATACCGACAGCTTGCTGACCCGCGCGGCCGACGTGATGCTGAAAGAGCGACGCCCTCTGGTGCTGTGCGTGCGGGAAACGCCGATGCATTTGGGTCATCTACGGTTGATGACGACAGCAGCCGAAATGGGTGCGGTCATCATGCCGCCGGTGCCAGCGTTTTATCATCGCCCGCAAACTGTGCAAGCAATCATCGATCAAACCGTTAATCGAGTGCTCGACCAATTCGATATTTCTCTGCCTGAAGATTTATTTACCCGCTGGGGTAGTGCATAA
- the purF gene encoding amidophosphoribosyltransferase, which produces MCGIVGIAGVTPVNQSIYDALTVLQHRGQDAAGIVTIDAHHCFRLRKANGLVKDVFEARHMQRLQGNMGLGHVRYPTAGSSSASEAQPFYVNSPFGITLAHNGNLTNAHELRQKLFEQGRRHVNTTSDSEILLNIFAKELDRFQHYPLEPDNIFAAVAAMHQQIRGAYACVSMIIGHGLVAFRDPNGIRPLVIGKRTLDDGRNEYMVASESVALDTLGFEFLRDVAPGEAIYITDKGQLYTRQCAENPKHHPCLFEYVYFARPDSFIDKISVYSARVRMGQKLGEKIARSWEDLDIDVVIPIPETSCDIALEIARIIDKPYRQGFVKNRYVGRTFIMPGQQTRIKSVRRKLNANRAEFRDKNVLLVDDSIVRGTTSQQIVEMARDAGAKRVYLASAAPEIRFPNVYGIDMPSVNELIAHGREVDEICQLIGADALIFQDLSDLVEAVRDDNPDITQFECSVFNGIYVTHDVDQGYLDYLEGLRNDDAQVLRSKSEVEDLEMHNEG; this is translated from the coding sequence ATGTGCGGTATTGTCGGTATCGCCGGCGTCACGCCGGTCAACCAGTCGATTTATGACGCGTTAACGGTGTTGCAACACCGTGGGCAAGATGCCGCAGGCATCGTTACGATAGATGCTCATCACTGTTTTCGCCTGCGTAAGGCGAACGGTCTGGTCAAAGACGTTTTTGAAGCACGGCACATGCAACGCCTGCAGGGGAATATGGGGCTCGGTCATGTACGTTATCCCACGGCGGGCAGTTCCAGCGCATCCGAAGCGCAGCCTTTTTACGTCAACTCTCCTTTCGGAATTACACTAGCTCACAACGGTAACCTGACCAACGCGCACGAGCTGCGTCAGAAGCTGTTCGAACAGGGCCGCCGGCACGTCAATACAACGTCTGATTCGGAAATTCTGCTCAATATTTTCGCCAAAGAACTGGACCGCTTTCAGCACTATCCGCTGGAGCCTGACAATATTTTCGCCGCCGTTGCCGCCATGCATCAGCAAATCCGCGGCGCCTATGCCTGCGTCAGTATGATTATCGGGCACGGGTTGGTGGCCTTCCGCGACCCCAACGGGATCCGTCCGCTGGTCATCGGCAAGCGCACGCTGGATGATGGGCGCAACGAATATATGGTGGCGTCCGAAAGCGTGGCGCTGGACACGCTGGGCTTTGAGTTCCTGCGCGATGTGGCGCCGGGCGAAGCGATTTACATCACGGATAAAGGCCAGCTTTACACCCGTCAGTGCGCGGAAAATCCAAAGCATCACCCGTGTCTGTTCGAGTATGTCTATTTCGCGCGTCCTGACTCGTTCATCGATAAAATTTCGGTCTACAGCGCCCGCGTGCGCATGGGCCAGAAGCTGGGCGAGAAAATTGCACGCAGCTGGGAAGATCTGGATATCGATGTGGTCATTCCTATTCCGGAAACCTCTTGCGATATCGCGCTGGAAATCGCCCGTATCATCGATAAGCCTTATCGTCAGGGCTTTGTGAAAAATCGCTATGTCGGCCGCACGTTTATCATGCCGGGCCAGCAAACGCGGATTAAATCCGTGCGTCGTAAGCTGAATGCCAACCGCGCTGAGTTCCGTGATAAAAACGTGCTGCTGGTGGATGACTCCATAGTACGCGGAACCACGTCTCAGCAGATCGTCGAGATGGCAAGGGACGCGGGCGCCAAGCGCGTGTATCTCGCGTCTGCCGCGCCGGAAATTCGCTTCCCTAACGTCTATGGCATCGATATGCCGAGCGTGAACGAGCTGATTGCCCATGGTCGTGAAGTGGATGAAATCTGCCAGCTTATCGGCGCGGACGCTCTGATTTTCCAGGATCTGTCCGATCTGGTTGAGGCCGTGCGGGACGACAATCCGGATATCACGCAGTTCGAATGCTCTGTCTTCAACGGTATTTATGTCACGCATGATGTGGATCAGGGCTATCTGGACTATCTTGAAGGTCTGCGCAATGACGACGCTCAAGTGCTGCGCAGCAAGAGTGAAGTCGAAGATCTGGAGATGCATAACGAAGGCTGA
- the cvpA gene encoding colicin V production protein encodes MVWVDYVIIGIIAFSALVSLIRGFVREALSLVTWGCAFFIASHYYGYLAGYFTRFEDELVRNGIAIAILFIATLIVGAIVNYAIGSLVERTGLSGTDRVLGVCFGALRGVLIVSAILFFLDTFTGFSQSVDWKQSQLIPQFSYIIRWFFDYLQSTSSFLPRHL; translated from the coding sequence ATGGTTTGGGTGGATTACGTCATTATCGGCATTATCGCGTTCTCGGCTCTGGTCAGTTTGATTCGAGGATTTGTCCGTGAAGCGCTGTCGCTGGTGACCTGGGGATGTGCGTTTTTCATTGCCAGTCACTACTATGGCTATTTGGCGGGGTACTTCACCCGCTTTGAAGATGAACTGGTTCGCAACGGCATCGCTATCGCCATTCTGTTTATTGCGACGTTGATTGTGGGAGCCATCGTCAATTATGCGATAGGCTCTCTGGTTGAGCGAACCGGGCTGTCGGGCACCGATCGTGTGCTGGGCGTTTGCTTTGGCGCCTTGCGCGGGGTCTTGATTGTCTCTGCAATCTTGTTCTTTCTGGACACCTTCACCGGGTTTTCCCAGAGCGTCGACTGGAAGCAGTCCCAGTTGATCCCGCAGTTCAGCTATATCATCAGGTGGTTCTTTGACTACCTGCAAAGCACGTCGAGTTTCTTGCCGCGGCACCTCTAG
- the dedD gene encoding cell division protein DedD → MASKFQNRLIGTVILVALGVIVLPGLLDGKKKHYQDEFAAIPLVPKPEDTLEAESLPPITQSLTAQSPDSATMPNADDGGEEMRSAEHEANAPDTGTPQNATPPGATRPSAPSDAPVVPPPVKSEPKLKPEVKPEVKAEAKPKPEVKPAPRPAENKPAAAPQAPAGQAFVVQLGALKNADKVNEIVAKLRLSGFRAYTVPSSPVSGQITRIYVGPDASKQKLQSSLSELQQISGLSGQVKAAH, encoded by the coding sequence ATGGCGAGTAAATTTCAAAACCGCCTGATCGGCACCGTCATTTTGGTCGCGCTGGGCGTGATCGTGTTGCCTGGACTGCTGGACGGTAAGAAAAAACATTATCAGGACGAGTTCGCCGCTATTCCTCTGGTGCCTAAACCGGAAGATACGCTGGAAGCGGAGTCGCTGCCGCCAATCACGCAGTCGCTGACGGCACAGTCGCCGGACAGTGCGACGATGCCTAATGCGGATGACGGCGGCGAGGAAATGAGGAGCGCCGAGCATGAGGCCAATGCTCCCGACACCGGAACACCTCAGAACGCCACTCCGCCTGGCGCGACGCGGCCTTCCGCGCCATCTGACGCACCGGTCGTTCCGCCTCCGGTGAAATCCGAGCCGAAACTCAAGCCGGAAGTGAAACCAGAAGTGAAAGCGGAAGCCAAGCCGAAGCCCGAGGTTAAACCCGCGCCGCGACCGGCAGAGAACAAACCGGCAGCAGCGCCGCAGGCCCCGGCAGGGCAGGCTTTTGTCGTGCAACTGGGCGCATTGAAAAATGCGGACAAGGTAAATGAAATCGTCGCCAAGCTTAGACTCTCGGGATTCCGTGCATACACGGTGCCGTCTTCGCCCGTCTCCGGGCAGATTACCCGCATCTATGTGGGGCCGGACGCCTCGAAGCAGAAGCTACAGTCCTCGCTGAGCGAACTGCAGCAGATCAGCGGGCTGAGCGGTCAGGTGAAAGCGGCGCATTAG
- the folC gene encoding bifunctional tetrahydrofolate synthase/dihydrofolate synthase — protein sequence MDNLQTPKAASPLATWLYYLEHLHVQAIDLGLDRIKQVADSLQLLQPANTIFTVAGTNGKGTTCCVLESILLAAGLRVGVYSSPHLLRYTERVRIQGKELPEAMHSEAFAVVEGGRDNVSLTYFEFGTLAALHLFRQAQLDVVILEVGLGGRLDATNIVDSDVAVVTSIAIDHADWLGHDRESIGREKAGIFRHGKPAVVGEPDMPASIADVAHEKGARLLRRDVDWRYGVEEGNWFWENAQGRLSRLPLPNVPLPNAATALAALNASPLVVDENALRDGLRNAILPGRFQIAGDKPLLILDVAHNPHAAAYLSERLASLPPHGAVRAVVGMLSDKDIASTLEQLKPQVDAWYCAPLEGPRGASADLLAQHLEGSRSYPDVVSAWRAAMQDAKDHDVVVVCGSFHTVAHVMSALEEGAANGE from the coding sequence ATGGATAACCTTCAAACACCTAAAGCCGCGTCGCCTTTGGCCACGTGGCTTTATTATCTGGAACATCTGCACGTGCAGGCCATCGATCTTGGCCTGGACCGCATCAAACAGGTGGCCGACTCTCTTCAACTGCTCCAGCCCGCCAATACCATCTTCACCGTCGCAGGCACCAACGGCAAAGGCACAACGTGCTGCGTGCTGGAATCCATTCTGTTGGCCGCCGGGCTGCGGGTGGGCGTCTACAGTTCGCCGCATCTATTGCGTTACACCGAGCGTGTTCGCATTCAGGGCAAGGAATTGCCGGAAGCCATGCACAGCGAGGCGTTTGCCGTCGTTGAGGGAGGGCGCGATAACGTCTCTCTGACCTACTTCGAATTCGGCACGCTGGCGGCGCTCCATCTCTTCAGGCAGGCGCAGCTGGACGTCGTGATCCTTGAGGTCGGTTTAGGCGGTCGCCTGGACGCGACCAACATTGTGGACTCGGACGTCGCCGTCGTGACCAGCATCGCTATTGATCACGCCGACTGGCTTGGCCACGATCGCGAAAGCATCGGCCGTGAAAAAGCGGGGATCTTTCGTCACGGCAAACCGGCTGTCGTCGGCGAGCCGGATATGCCTGCCTCGATTGCCGACGTCGCGCATGAAAAAGGTGCTCGGCTGCTGCGTCGTGACGTCGACTGGCGCTACGGGGTGGAAGAGGGCAACTGGTTCTGGGAAAACGCGCAGGGACGCCTAAGCCGCCTGCCTTTGCCGAATGTGCCGCTGCCGAACGCCGCTACGGCGCTTGCCGCGTTGAACGCATCGCCGTTAGTAGTTGATGAGAACGCACTGCGTGACGGCCTGCGGAACGCGATCTTACCGGGGCGCTTCCAGATTGCCGGTGATAAGCCGTTGCTGATTCTGGATGTGGCGCACAACCCTCATGCGGCGGCGTACCTGTCTGAGCGTTTGGCTTCGTTGCCTCCGCACGGCGCCGTCCGCGCTGTTGTCGGCATGCTGTCCGACAAAGATATCGCCAGCACGCTGGAACAGCTTAAACCGCAGGTGGATGCGTGGTATTGCGCGCCGCTGGAAGGGCCGCGCGGCGCCAGCGCGGATCTGCTTGCTCAGCATCTTGAGGGCAGTCGTTCGTATCCTGATGTGGTCTCCGCCTGGCGAGCGGCGATGCAGGACGCTAAAGATCACGACGTGGTCGTGGTTTGCGGCTCCTTCCATACGGTAGCGCATGTGATGTCCGCGCTTGAAGAAGGAGCGGCGAATGGCGAGTAA
- the accD gene encoding acetyl-CoA carboxylase, carboxyltransferase subunit beta, protein MSWIERILNKSHITPTRRANIPEGVWTKCDSCGQVLYRAELERNLEVCPKCDHHMRLSARARLHAFLDTENTVELGSELEPKDVLKFRDSKKYKDRLAAAQKQSGEKDAMVVMKGSLYGMPVVGAAFEFSFMGGSMASVVGARFVRAVEQALEDNCPLVCFSASGGARMQEALMSLMQMAKTSAALAKMRERGLPYISVMTDPTMGGVSASLAMLGDLNIAEPKALIGFAGPRVIEQTVREKLPPGFQRSEFLVEKGAIDMIIRRPEMRYKLATILAKLTNHPEPQPEVEEPRPTALSESQDEA, encoded by the coding sequence ATGAGCTGGATTGAACGAATTCTAAATAAAAGTCATATCACGCCGACCCGTCGGGCCAACATCCCCGAAGGCGTCTGGACTAAATGTGATAGTTGCGGTCAGGTACTTTACCGCGCTGAGTTGGAACGTAATCTGGAAGTGTGTCCGAAATGTGACCACCATATGCGTTTATCTGCACGTGCTCGTCTTCACGCGTTTCTGGATACAGAAAATACGGTTGAGCTCGGTAGTGAACTGGAACCCAAGGATGTCCTAAAATTCCGGGACTCCAAGAAGTATAAAGATCGTTTGGCTGCGGCACAGAAGCAGTCAGGCGAGAAAGACGCCATGGTCGTCATGAAAGGCAGCCTCTACGGTATGCCCGTCGTGGGCGCGGCCTTCGAATTCTCCTTTATGGGCGGCTCGATGGCGTCGGTGGTCGGCGCGCGCTTTGTGCGGGCGGTGGAGCAAGCGCTGGAAGATAACTGCCCGCTGGTCTGCTTTTCCGCCAGCGGCGGCGCCCGTATGCAGGAAGCGCTGATGTCGCTGATGCAGATGGCGAAAACCAGTGCGGCACTGGCCAAAATGCGCGAACGCGGCCTGCCTTATATCTCCGTGATGACGGACCCGACGATGGGCGGCGTATCCGCCAGTCTGGCGATGCTGGGCGATCTGAACATCGCCGAGCCTAAAGCGCTGATTGGCTTCGCCGGTCCGCGTGTTATCGAACAGACGGTACGTGAGAAACTACCGCCGGGCTTCCAGCGCAGCGAGTTTCTGGTGGAAAAAGGCGCGATCGATATGATCATCCGTCGCCCTGAGATGCGTTACAAGCTGGCGACGATCCTCGCCAAGCTGACTAACCACCCGGAACCGCAGCCTGAAGTGGAAGAGCCGCGGCCGACCGCTTTGTCTGAATCACAGGATGAAGCCTAA
- a CDS encoding DedA family protein has product MEFINFIIDFILHIDVHLAELVAQYGVWIYAILFLILFCETGLVVTPFLPGDSLLFVAGALAALPGSVLDVHLMVVLMVIAAILGDAVNYTIGRLFGERLFRNPNSRIFRRSYLDKTHEFYGRHGGKTIILARFVPIVRTFAPFVAGMGHMTYRHFAFFNVTGALLWVLLFTYAGYLFGDLPIVQDNLKLLIVGIIFISILPGVIEFWRHKRSASRQNVK; this is encoded by the coding sequence ATGGAATTTATAAACTTTATTATTGATTTTATTCTTCATATTGATGTGCATCTGGCCGAGCTGGTCGCGCAATACGGCGTTTGGATTTATGCGATCCTGTTTCTGATTTTGTTCTGTGAAACGGGTCTGGTGGTGACGCCATTCCTGCCCGGCGATTCGCTGCTGTTCGTCGCTGGCGCGCTGGCGGCGTTGCCGGGCAGCGTGCTGGATGTGCATCTGATGGTGGTTCTGATGGTCATCGCGGCTATTCTGGGTGATGCGGTCAATTACACCATCGGACGGCTGTTTGGTGAACGATTGTTCCGTAATCCCAACTCTCGGATCTTCCGTCGCAGCTATCTGGACAAGACTCATGAGTTTTACGGCCGCCACGGCGGGAAAACAATTATTCTGGCGCGATTTGTGCCGATTGTGAGAACATTTGCGCCGTTTGTGGCGGGGATGGGGCACATGACCTATCGGCATTTTGCCTTCTTCAACGTCACAGGCGCACTGCTTTGGGTGCTGTTGTTTACCTATGCCGGCTACCTGTTTGGGGATTTGCCGATCGTGCAGGACAATCTTAAACTCCTGATTGTGGGGATTATCTTTATCTCCATCCTGCCGGGCGTGATTGAGTTTTGGCGTCACAAACGGTCGGCATCGCGTCAGAATGTGAAATAA
- the truA gene encoding tRNA pseudouridine(38-40) synthase TruA, which yields MAALQVAEDVAPLKIALGIEYDGSRYYGYQRQAEVDSIQQCLEAALSQVADEPITVFCAGRTDAGVHATGQVVHFTTHAVRKDAAWTMGVNTHLPPDIAVRWVKTVDDEFHARFSATARRYRYLIYNHRYRPAILSHGVTHFYHPLDAERMERAGQCLLGENDFTSFRAVQCQSRTPWRNVKHLKVMRRGAYIVVDIKANAFVHHMVRNIVGSLMEIGCGNQPESWMAKLLAAKDRKLAAATAKAEGLYLVDVDYPESFGLPSVPIGPLFLLDD from the coding sequence ATGGCAGCGTTGCAGGTTGCGGAAGACGTGGCGCCGCTGAAAATTGCCCTTGGAATTGAATATGACGGTAGCCGTTATTACGGCTACCAGCGTCAGGCGGAGGTCGACAGCATCCAGCAGTGTCTTGAAGCCGCATTGTCGCAGGTCGCTGACGAGCCGATCACCGTGTTCTGCGCGGGGCGGACCGATGCCGGGGTGCATGCCACTGGTCAGGTAGTGCATTTCACTACGCACGCCGTGCGAAAAGACGCAGCCTGGACGATGGGCGTCAACACCCATCTGCCGCCGGATATCGCCGTGCGTTGGGTCAAGACGGTGGATGATGAGTTCCATGCTCGTTTCAGCGCCACCGCCCGGCGCTACCGCTATCTGATTTACAACCACCGCTATCGCCCGGCCATTCTGTCTCACGGCGTCACGCATTTTTATCATCCACTCGACGCCGAGCGCATGGAGCGCGCCGGGCAGTGCCTGCTGGGCGAGAATGATTTCACCTCTTTCCGGGCTGTGCAGTGCCAGTCGCGCACGCCGTGGCGAAATGTAAAACATTTAAAGGTTATGCGGCGCGGCGCTTACATTGTGGTAGATATCAAGGCCAATGCTTTCGTGCACCATATGGTACGCAATATTGTGGGCAGTCTGATGGAAATCGGGTGCGGAAATCAGCCTGAAAGCTGGATGGCGAAGCTGCTGGCGGCCAAAGATCGCAAGCTGGCCGCCGCGACGGCCAAGGCCGAGGGGCTGTATCTGGTGGACGTTGATTATCCCGAGTCGTTCGGGCTGCCGTCCGTCCCGATAGGGCCGCTGTTTTTACTTGATGACTAA
- a CDS encoding aspartate-semialdehyde dehydrogenase: MTNGWNIALLGATGAVGTALLELLQEREFPVGEIYPLASEHSAGETLRFNGRSCLVTNAEEFDWSQAQLAFFVAGAEVSARYADEAGNAGCLVIDSSGLFAQEPDVPLVVPGVNSHVLADYRNRNLVAVADSLTCQLLRAVKPLTEQAGLSRLHVTSLLSVSARGKAAVDDLAGQSARLLNGMPPEAGMFPKQLAFNLLPLLPDSEGSVMQERRLVDQVRKVLQDDGLPIAVNCVQSPVFYGHAQVVHMEGMRPLSAEEAREELLQSEDVSISNDEDYPTQVDDASGNVQLSVGCLRNDYGIPELLQFWSVADNIRFGGALMAVETAELLIEEHLG; the protein is encoded by the coding sequence ATGACCAATGGCTGGAATATAGCGCTGCTGGGCGCAACCGGTGCCGTCGGCACCGCGTTGCTGGAGCTATTGCAGGAACGTGAATTTCCAGTGGGAGAAATCTATCCGCTGGCGAGCGAGCATAGCGCGGGGGAAACCCTCCGTTTCAACGGTCGTTCTTGTCTGGTGACGAACGCGGAGGAGTTCGACTGGTCGCAGGCGCAACTGGCGTTTTTCGTCGCAGGCGCCGAGGTCAGCGCCCGCTATGCGGACGAGGCGGGCAACGCTGGCTGTCTGGTTATCGACAGCAGCGGCTTGTTCGCGCAAGAACCGGATGTCCCTCTGGTTGTACCGGGTGTGAATTCCCACGTGCTGGCGGATTATCGCAATCGCAATCTCGTCGCCGTAGCCGATAGCCTGACCTGCCAGTTGCTGAGAGCGGTGAAGCCGTTGACGGAACAGGCCGGACTTTCCCGCCTGCACGTTACCAGCCTGCTGTCAGTGTCCGCGCGCGGTAAAGCGGCGGTCGACGATCTGGCTGGACAAAGCGCCCGTCTGCTGAACGGTATGCCGCCGGAAGCCGGGATGTTCCCGAAACAGCTGGCGTTCAACCTGCTGCCGCTGCTGCCGGATAGCGAAGGCAGCGTCATGCAGGAGCGTCGTCTAGTGGATCAGGTGCGTAAAGTCCTGCAAGACGACGGGCTGCCGATCGCGGTCAACTGTGTTCAGTCGCCGGTCTTCTACGGCCATGCGCAGGTGGTGCACATGGAAGGCATGCGTCCGCTCTCTGCGGAGGAAGCCCGCGAGGAACTGCTGCAGTCGGAAGATGTCTCAATCAGCAATGACGAAGACTACCCGACGCAGGTCGATGACGCGTCCGGCAACGTTCAACTGAGCGTGGGCTGCCTGCGCAACGATTATGGCATCCCGGAGCTGCTGCAATTCTGGTCGGTCGCGGATAACATTCGCTTCGGCGGCGCCTTGATGGCCGTTGAAACCGCCGAACTCCTGATTGAGGAGCATCTGGGGTAA
- the pdxB gene encoding 4-phosphoerythronate dehydrogenase PdxB — translation MKILVDENMPYARELFSRLGDVTAVPGRPLPQAALDDADALMVRSVTQVNADLLRGKSVKFVGSATAGTDHVDETFLRQAGIAFSAAPGCNAIAVVEYVFSALLGLAERDGFPLRDRTVGIIGVGNVGSRLNARLKAWGVQTLLCDPPRADRGDRENFLSLEDVAAQADVLTFHTPLYKDGPYKTYHSVDANLLEMLAEGTILINACRGPVVDNAALLETLQRGKSLSVVLDVWEPEPELSTALMDRVDIGTSHIAGYTLEGKARGTTQVFEAWSRFIGQPQQVALPSLLPTPEVTSVTLTQPLDEPLLKRLVHLVYDVRRDDAMLRGVVHISGGFDRLRKTYQERREWSSLQVICADRDSVELLNQLGFSAVFQGDS, via the coding sequence GTGAAAATCCTTGTCGATGAAAATATGCCCTATGCCCGCGAGCTGTTCAGTCGCCTGGGCGACGTCACCGCCGTGCCGGGACGACCTCTGCCGCAGGCCGCATTGGATGATGCCGATGCGCTGATGGTACGGTCGGTCACCCAGGTCAATGCGGACTTACTGAGGGGAAAATCGGTGAAGTTCGTCGGTTCGGCGACGGCGGGTACGGACCATGTCGACGAAACTTTTCTGCGGCAGGCGGGCATTGCGTTCTCGGCCGCGCCGGGTTGCAACGCTATCGCCGTCGTCGAGTATGTCTTTTCCGCGCTGCTGGGACTGGCTGAGCGGGATGGCTTCCCGTTACGCGACCGCACCGTTGGCATTATCGGCGTAGGCAACGTGGGTTCACGTCTCAACGCGCGTCTCAAGGCATGGGGTGTCCAGACGTTGCTGTGCGATCCTCCTCGCGCAGATCGCGGCGATCGGGAGAACTTCCTTTCGCTGGAGGACGTTGCGGCGCAGGCCGACGTGCTGACGTTTCACACGCCGCTGTATAAGGACGGTCCTTACAAAACTTATCACAGCGTGGACGCGAATCTGCTAGAGATGCTGGCGGAAGGGACAATACTGATTAACGCTTGCCGTGGGCCGGTGGTCGACAACGCGGCCTTGCTTGAGACGTTGCAGCGCGGAAAATCTCTCAGCGTGGTACTGGACGTCTGGGAGCCGGAACCCGAGCTATCGACGGCGCTGATGGATCGGGTGGATATCGGCACGTCACACATCGCCGGGTATACGCTGGAAGGCAAAGCGCGCGGGACGACGCAGGTCTTTGAAGCTTGGAGCCGCTTTATCGGCCAGCCGCAGCAGGTGGCGTTGCCTTCGCTGCTGCCCACGCCCGAAGTGACTTCCGTCACCCTGACTCAACCGTTGGATGAACCGCTGCTCAAACGTCTGGTTCATCTGGTTTACGATGTGCGTCGCGATGATGCGATGCTGCGCGGCGTCGTCCACATCAGCGGCGGGTTCGATCGACTGCGTAAAACCTATCAGGAGCGCCGCGAATGGTCGTCGCTTCAGGTGATCTGCGCCGATCGCGACAGCGTCGAGCTGCTGAACCAGTTGGGCTTCAGCGCCGTTTTTCAGGGCGATAGCTGA